From one Candidatus Methanoplasma termitum genomic stretch:
- a CDS encoding InlB B-repeat-containing protein, whose translation MGNTINKKSTAIIIIVVASVAAVAVLGAFVLNGDDDNSTYKVTYYKNGNKISERTVSAGTLETISEFASAKDASDRFVGWNTQADLSGETLKPGTRLTVNRDISLHAMVVSSGVYAIILPAEQEGYTITAEPSTVVSGGESVLTYRLMPSHMEEDLVISVNDNPMKLDAMGKIYLEKINSDQIVTVTGVYDKTEHSITLPKEQTGYVLTASAEKVHDKQSYALEFRLLKGYKETSDFGIHINGGDAKIPTDGVILIEDVRDNHLITVTGVEPILYSVSSGKNVTVLVNGTAASKATVEDDLTVVPADGYTIPATFDSQIRGEHTVSGGIYRITDNISFPSLLKITAGDNVKIGNSTSKTVFVCPGDLVKIGPASGYSAPDNYANKVGGLSGVRSASGGFYFSEDAILPSIYRVDFYGYTGVFETFWVIGGTAVPFVESAPKRVAYNFGGWDVESTSIVNSNLSIHSIWNPITYNVYFGPNLVVSVGKMTYTFIQGSSTPPRTIQIRSDESVVIRTCFDLSLPDDYCPQAGIANYMGGHYEIIGDCSFPGVTYVGYLMSDGSDGPSYSVTIGSYYTPLSEPVDKKEGCYFLGWLYEGKLIIGQIKIENEVYLLSASWR comes from the coding sequence GTGGGGAATACCATTAACAAGAAATCAACCGCCATTATCATAATCGTAGTCGCATCCGTTGCGGCGGTCGCAGTTTTAGGAGCATTTGTTCTTAACGGCGATGATGACAATAGCACGTACAAAGTAACATATTACAAGAACGGGAACAAGATCTCCGAACGAACAGTATCGGCCGGGACATTAGAAACAATATCCGAATTTGCGTCTGCCAAAGACGCCTCGGATAGATTCGTCGGATGGAACACGCAGGCAGACCTGTCCGGTGAGACATTGAAGCCCGGAACGCGGCTTACGGTGAACCGAGACATATCTCTTCACGCAATGGTCGTTAGTTCGGGAGTATATGCGATCATACTGCCGGCGGAACAGGAGGGTTATACCATTACAGCCGAGCCGTCGACGGTCGTCAGCGGCGGCGAATCGGTACTCACATACAGACTCATGCCGAGCCACATGGAAGAAGATCTTGTGATATCGGTGAACGACAACCCGATGAAACTGGATGCCATGGGGAAGATCTACCTGGAAAAAATAAACTCGGACCAGATAGTTACCGTCACCGGCGTTTACGACAAGACAGAACACAGCATCACCCTGCCGAAAGAGCAGACCGGATATGTCCTGACCGCTTCTGCGGAGAAGGTGCACGACAAGCAGTCGTACGCTCTTGAGTTCAGGCTGCTTAAGGGATACAAAGAAACATCTGATTTCGGGATCCACATCAACGGAGGAGATGCAAAGATACCGACAGACGGAGTGATCCTTATCGAAGACGTCAGAGACAACCACCTGATAACGGTAACGGGGGTCGAACCCATCTTATACAGCGTTTCATCCGGAAAGAACGTGACTGTCCTGGTCAACGGAACGGCCGCCTCCAAAGCCACTGTCGAAGACGATCTGACGGTTGTTCCTGCGGATGGATACACAATACCCGCAACGTTCGATTCACAGATCAGAGGTGAACACACCGTTTCCGGAGGAATATACCGCATAACTGACAATATTTCATTCCCGTCGTTACTGAAGATAACCGCGGGCGACAACGTAAAGATCGGGAATTCAACGTCGAAGACAGTGTTTGTTTGTCCGGGAGACCTGGTCAAGATCGGCCCCGCTTCGGGCTATTCCGCCCCCGATAACTATGCAAATAAAGTGGGAGGATTGAGCGGCGTCAGAAGTGCTTCTGGAGGATTCTATTTCAGTGAGGACGCGATCCTTCCCTCCATCTATAGGGTTGATTTCTATGGATATACAGGAGTGTTCGAGACATTCTGGGTCATCGGAGGGACAGCGGTTCCTTTCGTCGAGAGTGCCCCAAAAAGAGTTGCATATAACTTTGGCGGATGGGATGTGGAGTCGACTTCTATAGTTAACTCCAATCTATCTATTCATTCGATCTGGAATCCCATCACATATAATGTTTATTTTGGACCAAATTTGGTTGTATCTGTTGGAAAAATGACATACACATTTATTCAAGGCAGTAGCACGCCTCCAAGAACGATACAAATAAGATCTGATGAATCAGTTGTGATAAGAACTTGTTTTGACCTAAGTTTACCCGACGATTATTGTCCACAAGCGGGCATAGCAAATTACATGGGTGGACATTACGAGATAATTGGAGATTGTTCATTCCCCGGAGTGACATACGTTGGATACCTAATGTCAGATGGCAGCGATGGACCATCTTACTCAGTCACAATAGGTAGTTACTACACCCCGCTTTCTGAACCAGTTGACAAAAAAGAAGGATGTTATTTCCTTGGGTGGCTGTATGAGGGCAAACTTATAATTGGTCAAATAAAAATAGAAAATGAAGTCTACTTGCTTTCTGCCTCATGGAGATGA